From the genome of Amia ocellicauda isolate fAmiCal2 chromosome 14, fAmiCal2.hap1, whole genome shotgun sequence, one region includes:
- the LOC136768760 gene encoding uncharacterized protein LOC136768760 isoform X1 produces the protein MQLSVAVLFSSSTFSPKEESECRRLTSLPHVPAHTPPSSEQQERTAASSRKMGRICCVRGCPRPAGVSLFSFPTNEAIRTRWRDFVRVLNPDFQEKLSSVICGSHFQSEDFEHGSCLLVKWGFSKFIRKRLKWYAVPSIQPEISTLPEEWPNKKRKRQPSFHDYCLPGSIHWQFCEAVSEPREGEPEDGEQGPGEQSERSDNQTPRTACGQTPKQDCVQTPYWTFTTEKHIQTDPKQKGKGGQREEAAEDSKRLTAEPRIATPPPNRTPHQRKALYEAALSNIAKQVSILEELGSKGVLFLSVDYNNKLSSLGTENCLDGLNDHQIELQYCFLSSCMRNEGQLKNDPCEKERREVEYIFSRKYREASGTVDRSYYKPLSEGRLWAAGMPRGMQLKIPVHYDKPDLEAIIRQQDRIYFVLPENGGELLNANTESPVKMDMRDMTDCSSDEEHSSNEQSSDIDDASENSMAGPSGVEVPLCRVKEEEESSYTVMWENAGHRSFPDRYDTETTQSNTRSMHRSVVPLAAPKRGPVETTFPKHCLVKEEETKQGAPEGVCKVEIKEEEQEWERQYSVKWEGYEETAWDPESKGTEAATVAFT, from the exons ATGCAGCTGAGCGTCGCTGTGCTGTTCAGTTCAAGCACATTCTCCCCAAAAGAAGAATCCGAATGCCGGCGTCTGACGTCACTTCCGCATGTGCCAGCGCACACGCCCCCCTCGTCTGAGCAGCAGGAGCGGACAGCGGCGTCCTCTCGCAAAATGGGCCGCATCTGCTGCGTCCGCGGCTGCCCCAGACCCGCCGGCGTGTCTCTGTTCAGCTTCCCCACGAACGAGGCGATCAGGACGCGCTGGAGGGATTTCGTGCGGGTCCTGAACCCCGACTTCCAGGAGAAGCTGTCCTCGGTTATTTGCGGCAGTCATTTCCAAAGTGAGGACTTTGAGCACGGCAGCTGTCTGCTGGTAAAATGGGGCTTCAGCAAGTTCATACG GAAGCGCCTGAAATGGTACGCGGTGCCTTCTATACAGCCCGAGATTTCGACACTACCAGAGGAATGGCCCAACAAGAAAAGGAAACGACAGCCTTCATTCCATGACTACTGTTTACCGGGG AGCATTCACTGGCAGTTCTGCGAGGCCGTGAGCGAGCCCAGGGAGGGGGAGCCAGAGGACGGAGAGCAAGGGCCAGGCGAGCAAAGCGAGAGATCGGACAACCAGACGCCCAGAACAGCGTGCGGACAGACGCCCAAGCAGGACTGCGTCCAGACGCCCTACTGGACGTTCACCACCGAGAAGCACATCCAGACCGACCCCAAGCAGAAGGGGAAGGGGGGGCAGCGAGAGGAGGCGGCGGAGGATAGCAAGAGACTCACGGCAGAGCCTCGCATCGCCACGCCTCCCCCAAATCGCACCCCCCATCAGAGAAAGGCCTTGTACGAAGCCGCCTTGAGCAACATCGCCAAGCAG GTGTCCATTCTAGAGGAGCTCGGAAGCAAGGGGGTTCTATTCCTCTCGGTGGACTACAACAACAAGCTGTCGTCTCTGGGGACTGAAAACTGCCTGGACGGGCTGAACGACCACCAGATCGAGCTGCAGTACTGCTTCCTGTCCAGCTGCATGA GAAATGAGGGCCAGTTGAAAAATGACCCCtgtgagaaagaaagaagagaagTGGAATACATCTTCAGCAGAAAATACA GAGAAGCAAGCGGCACCGTGGACCGCTCCTATTACAAGCCCCTGAGCGAGGGGCGGCTGTGGGCCGCGGGGATGCCACGGGGGATGCAGCTGAAGATTCCCGTCCACTACGACAAGCCTGATTTGGAGGCCATCATCAGGCAGCAGGATCGGATTTACTTTG TATTGCCAGAAAACGGAGGAGAACTGCTCAATGCAAACACCGAATCCCCCGTCAAAATGGACATGCGGGACATGACTGATTGTTCCAGCGATGAGGAGCACTCCAGCAACGAACAGAGCTCGGACATAGACGACGCTAGTGAGAACAGCATGGCGGGGCCCTCTGGAGTGGAGGTGCCACTGTGCAGAGTAAAAGAGGAGGAAGAATCAAGTTACACAGTCATGTGGGAAAATGCAGGACACCGAAGCTTCCCCGATCGTTACGACACTGAAACCACGCAAAGTAACACGAGGTCTATGCACCGAAGCGTCGTGCCGCTCGCCGCTCCAAAGAGGGGTCCCGTGGAAACGACGTTCCCGAAACATTGCCTGGTAAAAGAGGAAGAGACCAAGCAAGGTGCGCCCGAAG GAGTCTGTAAGGTGGAGATTAAGGAAGAGGAGCAGGAGTGGGAGAGACAGTACAGTGTAAAGTGGGAAGGATATGAGGAAACTGCTTGGGACCCTGAGTCCAAAGGGACAGAGGCTGCTACTGTGGCTTTCACATGA